A window of Polaromonas hydrogenivorans contains these coding sequences:
- the fabI gene encoding enoyl-ACP reductase FabI, translated as MGFLAGKKLLITGVLSTRSIAYGIAKACHAQGAELAFSYVGERFKDRITEFAADFGSSLIFDCDVGSDEQIDKLFVDLAKTWPTFDGFVHSIGYAPREAIAGDFLDGFSRENFRIAHDISAYSFPAMTKAALPYLNPKSAVLTLTYLGAERIIPHYNTMGLAKASLEASVRYLAESLGPKGMRANGLSAGPIKTLAASGIKDFGKLLGMVAAASPMRRNVTIEDVGNVAAFLLSDLASGVTAEITYVDCGFSATAGASRDSDSVA; from the coding sequence ATGGGTTTTCTCGCCGGCAAAAAACTGTTGATCACGGGCGTGCTGTCCACCCGGTCCATCGCCTATGGCATCGCCAAGGCCTGCCATGCGCAAGGGGCCGAGCTGGCGTTCAGCTACGTGGGCGAACGGTTCAAGGACCGCATCACCGAATTTGCGGCCGACTTCGGCTCCAGCCTGATCTTTGACTGCGATGTCGGCTCCGACGAGCAGATCGACAAGCTGTTTGTAGATCTGGCCAAAACCTGGCCGACCTTTGACGGCTTTGTCCACAGCATCGGCTACGCGCCGCGCGAGGCGATTGCCGGCGATTTCCTGGATGGTTTTTCGCGCGAAAACTTCCGCATCGCGCACGACATCAGCGCCTACAGCTTTCCGGCCATGACCAAGGCCGCCCTGCCCTACCTCAACCCCAAGTCCGCCGTGCTGACGCTGACCTACCTGGGCGCCGAGCGCATCATTCCGCACTACAACACCATGGGCCTGGCCAAGGCCAGCCTGGAAGCGTCGGTGCGCTACCTGGCCGAATCGCTCGGCCCCAAGGGCATGCGCGCCAACGGCCTGAGCGCTGGTCCGATCAAGACCCTGGCCGCCAGCGGCATCAAGGATTTCGGCAAGCTGCTGGGCATGGTGGCAGCGGCCTCGCCCATGCGCCGCAACGTGACCATCGAAGATGTAGGCAATGTGGCCGCATTCTTGCTTAGCGATCTGGCCAGCGGCGTGACGGCTGAAATCACCTATGTCGATTGCGGCTTCAGCGCCACGGCCGGCGCCAGCCGCGACAGCGACTCCGTCGCCTGA
- a CDS encoding extracellular solute-binding protein, translating into MRDLIFLRAWLAVCALCLAPASWAAHAYAQFGDIKYSAGFTHFGYVNPAAPKGGEIRMVPPTRPTNFDKFNPFTLRGTAPYGLGILLIESLLTGNSEEPTTAYGLLADDVTVAPDRLSATFHLNEKARFHNGAQVAATDVLHSYTQLTSKLAAPQYRTIYAEVKGVTVVSERVVRFDFLTPNPELPLVVGGMPVFSRDWGKAKPFDKIVSEVPIGSGPYKIASPAMGRDITYVRDPAYWGNELPSRKGQFNFDRISFKIYLDETSRFEGLKAGEFDFLREFISRNWARQYTGKQFTSGELVKRAFENRNPGDFQGYVFNLRNPKFQDARVRKAIGLAMDFEWMNRQLFYGLYKRVNGYFPNSEFHAEGLPKPDELALLEPLRARLKPEVFGPVPVSPSTTPPGSLRGNLRQAQALLREAGWTYRDGALRNTKGEAFTMEFLNDQPSLVRIVGPFQKALEKLGITMTYRIVDFSLGKQKMDAFDFEVTTLRLPGSTAPGGELLELFGSKAATTPGSSNVWGIADPAVDALLQKVVTAKTRPELSAAMRSLDRVLTNGYYSVPQYYGDAFLIGYRPRRFVLPVTVPPYYQPDTWAMSTWWASPSNK; encoded by the coding sequence ATGCGGGATTTGATTTTTTTACGGGCTTGGCTGGCCGTTTGCGCGCTGTGCCTTGCGCCGGCAAGCTGGGCGGCCCACGCCTATGCCCAGTTTGGCGACATCAAGTATTCGGCCGGCTTCACGCATTTCGGCTATGTGAATCCAGCTGCCCCCAAAGGCGGCGAAATCCGCATGGTGCCGCCAACCCGGCCGACCAATTTCGACAAGTTCAACCCGTTCACCCTGCGCGGCACCGCACCCTATGGCCTGGGAATTTTGCTGATCGAAAGCCTGCTGACGGGCAATTCGGAAGAGCCGACCACCGCCTACGGACTGCTGGCCGATGACGTGACGGTCGCGCCCGACAGGCTGTCGGCCACCTTTCACCTCAACGAGAAGGCGCGTTTTCACAACGGTGCGCAGGTAGCGGCCACCGATGTGCTGCATTCGTACACCCAGCTCACCAGCAAGCTTGCCGCGCCGCAGTACCGCACGATTTATGCCGAAGTCAAGGGCGTCACGGTGGTTTCCGAGCGCGTGGTGCGTTTTGATTTCCTGACGCCCAATCCCGAGTTGCCGCTGGTGGTGGGCGGCATGCCGGTGTTCAGCCGCGACTGGGGCAAGGCCAAGCCCTTCGACAAGATCGTGTCTGAAGTGCCGATTGGCTCGGGGCCGTACAAAATTGCCAGCCCGGCAATGGGGCGCGACATTACCTATGTGCGCGATCCGGCGTACTGGGGCAATGAGTTGCCAAGCCGCAAGGGTCAGTTCAACTTTGACCGCATCAGCTTCAAGATTTACCTCGACGAAACCTCGCGCTTCGAGGGACTGAAGGCCGGCGAATTTGATTTCCTGCGTGAATTCATCTCGCGCAACTGGGCGCGGCAGTACACCGGTAAGCAGTTCACCTCGGGCGAGCTGGTCAAGCGCGCTTTTGAAAACCGCAACCCCGGCGATTTCCAGGGGTATGTGTTCAACCTGCGAAATCCCAAGTTCCAGGATGCGCGGGTGCGCAAGGCGATTGGCCTGGCGATGGATTTCGAGTGGATGAACCGGCAGCTGTTCTACGGCCTGTACAAGCGCGTCAACGGTTACTTTCCCAATAGCGAATTTCATGCGGAAGGCTTGCCCAAACCCGATGAACTGGCTTTGCTCGAACCCTTGCGCGCCCGGCTCAAGCCCGAAGTCTTCGGTCCCGTGCCGGTGTCGCCCAGCACCACGCCGCCCGGCAGCCTGCGGGGCAACCTGCGCCAGGCCCAGGCGCTGCTGCGCGAGGCCGGCTGGACGTACCGCGATGGCGCCTTGCGCAACACCAAGGGCGAGGCTTTCACCATGGAATTCCTGAACGACCAGCCTTCGCTGGTGCGCATCGTCGGGCCGTTCCAGAAGGCGCTGGAAAAGCTCGGCATCACCATGACCTACCGCATCGTCGATTTTTCACTCGGCAAGCAGAAGATGGATGCGTTTGATTTCGAGGTCACGACGCTGCGCCTGCCGGGCAGCACTGCGCCGGGCGGCGAGTTGCTGGAGTTGTTTGGCTCGAAGGCGGCCACCACGCCGGGGTCTTCGAACGTCTGGGGAATTGCCGACCCGGCCGTCGATGCGCTGCTGCAAAAGGTCGTGACCGCCAAGACCCGGCCTGAATTGAGCGCGGCCATGCGATCGCTGGACCGTGTGCTGACCAACGGCTATTACTCGGTGCCGCAGTATTACGGCGACGCCTTCCTGATTGGTTATCGGCCACGCCGCTTTGTTTTGCCTGTCACAGTTCCGCCGTATTACCAGCCCGACACCTGGGCCATGAGCACCTGGTGGGCGTCGCCCTCCAACAAATAG
- a CDS encoding microcin C ABC transporter permease YejB, with translation MASYILKRLLLMIPTLFGVLLLTFAMVQFVPGGPVEQMVAQLQGRDSGGERAASAGAGYRGRQGIDAERIEEIKALYGFDKPVHERFFQMLGRFARFDLGNSFYQHKDVWQLVKEKLPVSVSLGLWTFFLSYLIAVPLGVAKAVRAGSRFDFVTTLVVLVGYAIPGFVLGVALLVVFGGQLQWFPLRGLTSANWETLGWGARITDYLWHITLPITAMVLGSFAVTTVLTKNSFLEEIRKQYVLTARAKGLSERQVLWKHVFRNALIPIITGFPAAFIGAFFTGSLLIETLFSLDGLGLLSYESVIRRDYPVVLGTLYLFTLIGLVTKLISDLCYVWVDPRVKFD, from the coding sequence ATGGCCAGCTACATCCTCAAGCGCCTGCTGCTGATGATTCCGACCCTGTTCGGCGTCTTGTTGCTGACCTTTGCCATGGTGCAGTTCGTGCCGGGCGGGCCGGTCGAGCAGATGGTGGCGCAGCTGCAGGGCCGCGATTCGGGCGGTGAACGGGCCGCCAGCGCTGGGGCGGGCTACCGGGGGCGGCAGGGAATCGATGCCGAGCGCATCGAGGAAATCAAGGCGCTGTACGGTTTCGACAAGCCGGTGCATGAGCGCTTTTTCCAGATGCTGGGCCGCTTTGCTCGCTTTGACCTGGGCAACAGTTTTTACCAGCACAAGGATGTCTGGCAACTGGTCAAGGAAAAGCTGCCGGTGTCGGTCAGCCTGGGGCTGTGGACGTTTTTCCTCAGCTACCTGATCGCCGTGCCGCTGGGCGTGGCCAAGGCGGTCAGGGCGGGCAGCCGGTTTGACTTCGTGACCACCCTGGTGGTGCTGGTCGGCTATGCGATTCCGGGCTTTGTGCTGGGCGTGGCGCTGCTGGTGGTGTTTGGCGGGCAATTGCAGTGGTTTCCGCTGCGCGGGCTGACCTCGGCCAACTGGGAAACGCTGGGCTGGGGCGCCCGGATCACCGACTACCTCTGGCATATCACGCTGCCCATCACGGCCATGGTGCTGGGCAGCTTTGCCGTGACGACGGTGCTGACCAAGAATTCGTTCCTGGAGGAAATCCGCAAGCAGTATGTGCTGACCGCCCGCGCCAAGGGGCTGAGCGAGCGGCAGGTACTGTGGAAGCATGTGTTTCGCAATGCGCTGATTCCCATCATCACCGGCTTTCCGGCCGCGTTCATCGGGGCTTTTTTTACCGGCTCCTTGTTGATAGAAACCCTGTTTTCGCTCGATGGCCTGGGCCTGCTCAGCTATGAAAGCGTGATCCGGCGCGATTACCCGGTGGTGCTGGGAACGCTGTACCTGTTTACCTTGATCGGCCTGGTGACCAAGCTCATCAGCGACCTTTGCTATGTGTGGGTCGATCCGCGCGTGAAGTTTGATTGA